The window TTTAGAAATGTCATATATATGGAATCCAATTCTTTTGGCAATGTTTTTCTTATCTTCATGGTGATTTAACCAATTGACTGTGGATTAAAATCCTTCACTAAAGAagcaaataaagaagaaaaatgcACATATGATTGAGAAAGATAAACCTCCAATTTTCTCTCTCTTTTATATGGACTCAGTAGGTTATTACTCTAATAAGAAGTTGTTAATGTTATTTACTTATATCATGTTCTTAGCAATTCTTTTGTCAATAGAACTGATAAATGGCTAAGATAGTTATTACTTTAGTAATAAATTGATAATGTTATTTACCCTGTATTGTTTTTGCATAAGGATTCCATTGCAGACCTAAAGAGGCACCCTTTTATTActtgatttttctttttaaaggTTTAAATTTTTATAGAGAGCACATCTACAAGGGACTCATTCAAACACCATCTGATCAAATTTCTGACCATTTGACCTTGATTCAGAAGCTCTAACATCCGATTTAATTTAGCTGTAATCATTACATTCATTTTAAAGTTTTAATTATTAGATAcatcattttgatgttttaatccAAAGTTATAGTTAAATATACACCAATGATTTTGGACAATTGCAGGTGCAATTAGTAGAAAACCCACTCCTTTTGGACAATGTATAGTGGGTATGAGAAAAACTTATCTCCAGTCAGAGTGCCATCAATATTGGTGTACAAATTGAGAAAACTTCATGTGGCAAACAAAATGCCAGTTATCTCATCACATGTAAATTTTTCAGATTTGCATGTTATCTAAATTAGAGGATGTTCAAAGTAGGTGATATTCTAAATTGTAAACTTAATCTCCTTTTTTTACCAACTTACATAACTAATATATAAACACAAACTGGATTCTTTTGCTTTTATCatctatttttgaaaatttaatttttatgcTCTTTGAAATTCATACATTTTGtttcttttaaaaatttaatTCCTTGGTTGTATTATCTATCATCTTTTAAAGTGATTCAACAATTTCTATTTGCTCTTTTATGAACTTGAGTACTCAACAACAATGTGATTGAGTTGGTCAGAAATTCAAGCAAAGGTTTGAAGGTGAAAGGCTCAATCCAAAAAATATGCAGCAAGAAATTGGTGTTGATGAAGAGCTTGACATTTGACAGATGATTTCATGTTGTATTGTAAACTTATTTTTTAGTTAAAGGTTTGTAGGATTGTTGTATATGACATATTCCCAAATGAATTATTAGAATTTGGTAAGCTTTTGTTGCATTTTTTTATCTTTGCTATAGAGTATGGTTTTACATTAGATAGTTATATGAATAAAATTTGTATGGTTTATTCCatgtttgtcacaccccgaaaccagagcggcggaaacgttcaaaggtggatgacttcatgtatagtatcataacaacgaatgtaatagtgaagaaagcaaacacaaccatcatcaatataattgaaagagttacatcatagagtaagtttacatgtctcaaaatcaattacatcatgatgacaaaataagtttGAGTTTATCGCTTTAGCATCCCGTCCTCGAAAGCAGCTGATTTACCTGTTTAGTAatttcctgataatacaagttgttttgaaaaagtgtcaacacaaaggttggtaagttcataagagttttaaattgagaaataaactgtttttttttcgtaaaagcaattaagttgttccagaaaatctgatattttcctaAAAATGTGGAATGTaagtttctatgttatgaaatagtgcatcctagaattccctatagattccttctataatttccttgtgtatataagttatataaaattaaagttagataaaacgtcgaatgtaatgggtctgccctaggcccacaaccaaacgaggaacaggaaataaggcggaaccaccaattctaagccaatcacgactaggttctatataactctagcatatacacttagaaattatagctgaaaactaacaatgCGAAATTGAATGTGGTTttaaatccaaaaaccggaaccaaaccctagtgtagtgtacgaaatagtaatagtggatatgaacataaactatacatatcatagctcatcggatagtgatagtgactagtgaacatgaactatgcatattatagtttaccaaaagtggtggtgatggtgaatataaactatacatatcatagttcatcaaatagtgatagtggtagtgaacatgaactatgcatattatagtttatcaaaagtggtggtgatggtaaatataaactatacatatcatagttcatcaaatagcgatagtggtagtgaacatgaactatgcatattatagcttatcaaaagtggtggtgatggtgaattcctttcttgtaattaagttcgtagtgtagatgaaacataaactatacctattatagtttattactttgtttgtaatatatatatatatatatatatatatatatatatatatatatatatatatatatatatatatatatatatatatatatatatatatatatatatgtgataaCTATACCGATTTATAAcaagcgtgttcgtttgtgggggtataatgggcttaactatacttattatagtttatcataattattcatagtggtaataaccCTTTTGTATGTGTAATACCTTTAATAATGTGCTTGTTATGTAAatgaaccctaaactatacctattatagtttattaaatatttgtttgggtagtgagcataagctaTACCTGTCATagtttaccaatgtttgtattttaatggatatagtcttgtaataccatttatatatttaccatacttatggaggtaagaatccatttgttttctgatgtatgtgtatataataagacaaaatgacatatatggtaataacatctcatcacatgaaggtacacaccttgctcaacaagttacaaggtgtaaatgtaattgaaaacatttttctagtattgccatttctattctgtttttagaaaattcatagaaaaataattaaaggtgcaaatcagaatccataaattctgagagtttggaaaatgagtctagtttgttcatactttttattataaattttaatgacctcttacttgtgtgaaaaagttcataaccacagactggtccggattgatgtttgaaatgataggcagttttgtaaaaatcaccataaattgtagacaaatcatatggagatgtgcaagtagtcattttaaagataagaactggaactacttacacctaaaacatgtttgaaaaaacaaatgtttaagttgtccaaaacaatccgtgaatggagtccaacttttctgatgaaagctgttagaaaattttagttatgttcttggtgtttttacttgtatcccccccccccctaaaaacttgagaaaacatgaaaatgtaggggtatgaactcaccttgagtgatttcagtagatggatgatggagaaaagaagtgttcaactcaagaacacttgaagaatcacttgaaggttcgaagatctaacaagaatgtgatgatgtttgtgtaagaaaccaatgatttgagtagaaagaagtgtaataatcacaaggaggatgaattgtACTTACCAAGGGAAGAATAAAGCTTGAAAATCAGCCTTGGATtcttgaaatagagagaaaaagtttgagagaaaagttgtgttgtatttttgatgaaatgagagcaagtgaaagataatgaggagagaggttgagtgtccagctctcaaaaacgtgggaatgaCTTGTGAGTGAGGTaaaaaggacaaggaagtgacaaggtatggtggggaggagtgtgggttaggcatggagtgggtatgggggttgcttgtgtcataaaataaaggaaagtcaacactccacctcttgtacttcacccactctttttggataaggttttatccttaaaaacgtgataaataattaattatgggtccttatatgttaaaataaagttttgggtgaaaatcccgcgttaaaataattaaaaacgaagttaaaatgaagtcgtagtcagAAACTAGAAAGAAAAAGGCTAACAGTGAGGCTTCTCGGAAGGGGGcgaaggttcggtcccttctgatgCTGGGTCCGAAGCGAGGCGAGGCAGTAGGAAGCGAACCAGctagaggtgaaatagaccgaagtgaacagtaccttcgggttcggttccaggaGCCTTCGGGGTCGGGTGTGTGTGCGAGGTTCAGTCCTGAGAGGACCCTTTGGGTTCGGTTCTGAGAAGGCTTTCGGTTCAGCAGATGTTCGGTCctctaagaggactttcggccctaagaggggtttcgggtccttaagccctttttgtCCATTTTCCcccgtttcaagccgtttttgacccggttaagggtcggaatgacccgaatgacatCAAAAAGTTacgaaaacttttgagagagatttgggagagatttcacattcttggagagatttctcatacaaagagagatttgggagatatttcacattcttggagagatttcacatacaaagagatatttgggagagatttcacattcttggagagatttaggagagatttgacattcttggagagatttcacatacaaagagatatttaggagagatttcacattcttggagagatttgggagagatttgacattcttggagagatttcacatacaaagagatttttgggagaaatttcacatacttagagagatttgggagagattctcgataagaagggatagagtgaaaacgattgagagcggttttgtttgtgacctttttgagtgtccggattcgaaatgcaaggtccgtaaaccctgttaagcgttgtttaaggatcttacacactcccgatgagtatgcaacattgttttattggtttggctcgtcacttaccacagttttaggttaaggagatctagatgtacgtacttttcgatttatgatctctcattagaacagcgagttgtttagtaaatacataacgtaagcgctagtacacaagggttagttgggttgatcggtttgacttgttgactttatttgactttgaattgaccagaatttgacggttgtcacaatgtTTCAGTATCAGCGATATGGTTTATTCTCTATTATTTATTCATtggaaaatataataaatattttttaaatatgtcAACCGTGTAGTAAACAGGTTTTAGCCTAGTACTTATATAATTTACTGCAAGTAAAATCATTATCTCACTTAGCATAATTATCAGGAATACAAATAAACACATAGGGCATCTAAGCAAATTAAATACgtgatatctatgtgtaagttgaaaataactatacactcacttaatAAAATTGGATGCCTCGGAATTTGGGCAGAACTTCTCCTTAGTACTTTTATCTTTTTCTCTAACGTAACCTAGGTATgaatatcactaagtcttagatTTATATCCCTGGCGACTAATGAAAGTTTATATTCCTCACTAATCACAATCTCTACATcgagatctatcaagtaaggattaaGCAGACaagacagttgggaggcaggatcGTTTCGACataatagttcttttgaaatccaacaaccaagccgaCATGACCATTTGTGACACCTCTCCCATacgtagatcaatcagtattatgacttggaatcactgataaattttatttataggttcataataacgacttatgactataatataagttacactgaaagaaaaagagtgtaatttaacttacaAAGGTTTTGGCAAAAACCGAGGAAACATGCTGACAAAACTCCGAAACTGAAAGCTTCCATTTGCCGGACACCTAGACTCCTCTAAACCTTGCTAAATACCCTAAGGAAAGTCAAAAAATCGAACTCAAGAAGCGAAAGTTCTCCAGAGAGATTCTGGATGATTTTTGTGGAGGAATGAACAGTTTTCGAAGGGTTTATATATGGAATTGGCTGAGGCGTGCCACGCCCATACTTGTGCATGCCACGCACGTGGTGACCTGTCCTCCCTTGGCTGGTTCATGTGTTGTTTCTGCCTTGGTCCACCTCGCCTTGTCGATGCCGCCTCCAGCTATGCCACGTCACACCCTCATTGTGCTACGTCGTTTGGTCTCGTGGAAGAGTTGGCTACCAGGCATGGCCACGTGGCGCACTCCGGTGCTGCCACATCATCAACACAGTGTAATTTTTGCAGATCTTCGTACAACTATAACTTTTACATtggagctccattttcgacatttTTAATACCCCCGGAATATTCTCGAtaagatatacaactttcattaaggTCTCAACATCTAATTTTTGCTCTAATAAAAATTATTGTTTTGACCACTTTAGAGTGTTAAAGTCCGtgtgaaattcataactttttcatatgaACTCCCTTCTCGAATATCTTTTTATCGACAGGTTCATATTCACgagatctttaattctcatttagattgtttcagctaacaatcaaccgattagAATTTCAATTTATGTACCCGTACTGTTgtgttgaaacttcgaaaaattataatttcctcatacgaagtcagatttgggcattctttatatgcatacTTTTAGTTTAATgattactatgacttttgtttagatctcttAAACCAAagagtagtttatcaaaaattcactttttatgatacGTAGAGTCGTGTCAGTTTAATTGCAAAatttcgaagaagcataacttcttcatatgaagtcgcatttcagtgttctttatatgtacgaaattcTTGTCACATATAATATagctttggttaagattatttatcaaaaataatcttctataaaaaagaAACTTTTTAAcacttattatatcttaattgactagctCGAATTTATGGGTGTTAGACAACTAATGTGGTTTGAAAGGAAAATACCAAAAATGTAGCTTTAAGAAAGGATGCCTCCATTTTTAATGAGAATAAGGGTGAAGAATCTTCATGATGGGTTTTACTAGCTAGGGGTTCccttcaaaagaaaaaaaatcaggtTTCTTAATACGACTTCATACATAATATGTGACATCTCGAAATTTAGGTCAAGGACTGTAGACGGTGAATTCGTAGTAAATCTCTTTGTTATGTGACTCAATAAGTTTTAGTGCATCTTTTGTAAATTAAATGAGTCAATTCTAACTAATATAAGATACCAGATGGTATCTTACTTCAAAATATGTAAACTAACAAACGAATCAAACAACTCAAACTGCCAACCCTAGTTAATACGTTTGAAAAACTGAAATATTGTATTAAGCAGTTGTGAGCAAAAAAAAGACTCTAGTCTCATAGTACATGTTTCCTTGTTTCCGAAAATGTAAATAACATCCAAAACAGatttcgtatgcaaaagatacgaccgtTTTAAGAATCCAAACCAATATAATACTGATTTTCTTAAAACGGTTAAAATTGTTTCTATCCGTTGAAGGCCTTGTACACTCAGATGGAAATTTCGAGAATGTTTTTTTGACTAAGGCTATAGTCTAATATTAAATTGCTTATTCgaaatatttttagtaaaaatatttataaaattcgaaaaatccaatgttttaaaaaccggttttttagttaaACCAGTATAGTGACTCGTttccggtttaaccggttcgaccgccAAGTCAACCAGTTTGTataattttcatcttttttttctactttcctacacatacatacatatataaatcatgaatttaacgtttacaaattcatacattcaaaatatacataaaaataagttatagatcaatctaaatacattaaaataacacataagcaTACGTTTTattgttttacatcaatccatatacgtcaaaaagaaataaagtataatactgaaacaaaatatagttttagatgaatacaaacacataaaaaaaactttaacatttatccactacaagaaaaaaggccttttacgacgctcattgcgcgtcgtaaatggctcagacgacgcgcaaatgcgtgtcaaggaaggccatgtcataaagatagacgacgcgcatttgcgcgtcgtctagagacgacgcgcatttacgacgcgcatttacgacacgcatttacgacgcgcggttacgacacgcaatgcgtatcaaggaaggccctgtcataaaggaagacgacacgcattcgcgtgtcgtaaccttacgacgcgcgtgttaatgacacgcaatgcgtatcaagaaagcccctgtcaagaaaggccatgtcataaatgaagatgacacacatttttgcgtatcgtaattttaaattaaaaaaaaaattatttatggatttacttattttcatattaaatttgcattttatgtcacataatggaaaataaaataccatatacaaataatacaatgcattgcacacaagttaatgttatacaaataatcattcgaatagtagacaaatgtaatactacaaataatcattccaatagtagacaaatgtaagatttcaacattttttatataattaactaaattattagccaaatttcctaaaataccaacatacttttctatgaagagcattaacactattcttttccatcaaaaacttcaaaacctgcataattaatttaatgtttaatcagctacaggtcaataaggtaggtttaagcaaaagaggttcatagtagtaagattttacttaccactgttgttaatgacattgaaagaagcagcccaacaaacaccccctcagaaggattattactaaatgaaaccacaaacaaagttaaaaagtcaagtattttgtgacaaccccggAACCAGGGGCAAGGCTGTTTTTACCCATGGTATGACCTAATACATGATAATAAAGACttgtttaacaaaaagaaaaatgatttctcacgtgacatcactattaagaattgatgaaagaGGGTACTCCACACTGTATTGCCAACAAGCTTGACACCAACACCTAAAAGCTGGAAAAAACAAtaacagaaataaaaataaatgtaagatTTGAGATAACAGATGCATAATTCACATGTCTAGTTTTACCAATTTATTTTATGCAACATATATGCAGCTGACATGAATgaattatacaacaagttaggagtaAAATAAGGGATGGTTGCATATTTAGTATGATAAATAAAGAGATTTGTGGCATAAGGgtgcataaataataaaaagcaaaaaggaagaggaaagctgacttacataatcagcaaatttctgaattggtgcttttaacataatacataagagtggTCCCGAAGGGATAGCTGGCAGCAAAAAATCTCAGGCAAAAAAAATTCCAGGAGAAAACAGTTAGTACCTCAAAAGCAAAGGTTTTATAGGGTTAGGCATGCACCTGCAAGACAGGGACTAAGATTATAAGTGATGTCAATGGGACATAGTAATTAAAGGAATTTTTGTTACCATTGTTCCATGCATAGTGGTTGGGGTAGAGTGTTTTTCCATCACTGTTAACACGGAAGGGTCCAAGTTCTTCCATGGCTCCATATCCAAACAACAAGCATCCTAGCCCAGTAGAATACCTTCATTAATAGTGGTTCGATCTTACTCTAAATTTTGGTGCATTTGGATGATGATCTTTAGAATCTCCATTCTGATTCATGAATATTCTAATTAATTTGGTATTGTAGAATGTAGATTGGTATCTGCATTATTAAAGTTCATAGGACTTACTACTGACtcacttttctttttttaatcattAGCCTTATGCAGCTCTCAAAGCTAGAGAATATCTTGATAAGCCTGCAATACATGAGACAATGGTGAAGGTATGTAGATTATATCTTATATTTCCTACACAAATATAGAcaactgtatgctgatgtcattATGCAGGTTAGCGCTTATCTGCTTGGAGAATACAGCCATCTTTTGGCCAGACGACCTGGGTGTAGCCCAAAGGACATTTTTGTCATTATACATGAGAAGCTTCCTACTGTATCGTGAGTATTTCTATTTCTATacatctatgttttcttttgtgatcatcatctattttttttttgtttctacagGACTCCAACAATATCCATTCTTCTCTCAACATACGCAAAGATTTTGATGCACTCTCAACCACCAGATCCCGAATTACAAAACCAGATCTGGGCAATATTCAGCAAGTGAGTTTATAATAAATAGGAGCTAcactttttttttgtatatgcaaaatttgataatatttaatttcacacACATTGACAGATATGAAACATGCATTGATATTGAGATACAACAAAGAGCTGTACAGCTATTCATTTTCAATAGCACACTtgaaaaaattttaaacttttaaaacccatcttagaaggactaaaggttagaaaggagaagtaatgaagctatgagttgagaaaagagtaatcacagcaaggtctctaaaacagacctgctgttcaaaatggatttactccaaaatctaaaacagaaacatagctttaactaaattttataggaaactatgattattcaggattccagaactataaagaactccttctaactccaaaggatgaattaaatatgaattttacaaaaaggtgtatcacttctgtctccaacaagacagtcaagtgaggttggccaattctacccaacttgtaagtagaattcgtccataccaaaattcagagaagtaaaggacatacaaatgaaagtcttagagttggaattgaatgaaaagcatttcccaagctccggatataaaattcacattgtggacaatcacaacactagtaaaagctggtgactgcccactgatctggagtctggatcaattctaaccaatttataattggaaataacaccccatctgctccagatcttaaattcataatatcaggaacatatagaaacttggaatcactctggatccttttccaagccttataaatgatgacaacaaaatgacatatcagaacagacccgaatcagacctaacagcaaagattccattcttgcacatagataaagtccttaccagtgaggttggcctgcttaagaaagttagccaactcaattcgtgaactttgggaactggtttggggtccgtttgagttctatagctcaaggtatgatttttacaatatgactatagatctgatggaaaacagaatcatagGCACCCGTGAttccgtttgagttctatagcTCAAGGTATGATTCAAAGCCCTTTATTttaaagacaaaagatctcaaataTACATGATAAGGTTTCTCACGAAGTGTGATCTTATGCTTGTTTTCTATATATAATCCAAAGAAACACAACCATTAATTTAACCAAAAGAAACTCAACACAATTTAGATatcatgatttgttacttaccccTTTTATGTCGGAAGGACGAGGTGCTAATTCCTTCTTGGTGACAACATGCCCTTTATTTAGACCCACAAAGAGTCCTGTGTTTGGCTATTTTGGAGCCAttggaacctgaaaacataaacatatattagcctATGCAGTTTTAATTCAATATGACCTGAAAACCTTACAAGCCTCAGACTACAATCAAAATGCGCAATATATATTCTTATTAAACATGAAGCTGATTACAAGATATAAATGAGTTTATGCGTGCCAATAAGTTTGTAAACACCAGCAAGCTTATAAGCACATGGAAAGCATCTCGGAACTATAAGAAGATGCGGGAAAACTAAAAGTACAATGAGGGAAGAAAAACAACCTGGGCAAGAAGAATTTGAGACCAAGTAAACTTTAGTTGCTGTACATTTTACTTGCTTCTTGAAAGAAACCCCCAAATTCTTAACTCCACACCGGAGGAATATCACGTGATGTACGTCAACGAGGATGTAAGCCTGAAGTGGGCCCTCAATTCTACAATAACAAAAATtgtatcttgttatatgtaacaATATGATGAAAACAATGTAAAAGGGGTTGAGTATTGAGGTGGTTTAGTAAATACTTTGCTTTCCAGACGAGATTCTATCAACTTCAGCTTCTCATCTAATTTAAACATCATCAGAGTTGGTTCTGTAAGAATAATTTCATGCAACAAATGTGATAGTCATACTAATTTaaacatcatcaaatttgtttctATAAGCATGTGTAACTATTAACTCGAGAGTAACAACACAATATACTACTTGTCTTCATTTTCAGATAAGGTGCAATGGCGTTGCTGTTCAAGGTAATATccaatatttttcctatttttaaaattactaaattaccaaTATCACTTATCAGTGTGCATTCTATTCATTACCTATGTTAATGTTACAGGATCCAACAAAGATTTCAGCGTATCGTGACAAAAGGTTTCCAGGAACACAATAAGAATATGAACACGCACTCCAAAATTCAACAACCGTATACATTGGCAACATGTCTTTCTACACTAATGAAGAAAAAAATGGGATAAACCTTGTTTAAGAGATTTATCAATTTCTGAATCTAAGAGAAAAATTAATATTAGATCTGGAGGCTGATGAAGTTAAAGCAAAGAAGAACAAGGAAAGTTTTTTTTGGAGATTGTAATATGGTCTTATGATGTCTTCTAAACATAACCGAGGCAGTTAGCCCAAAAGGGTAACACAGGCTCATGTAACCCacaacttcatccaactcatGCAAGTGGTGCACTTGGATTCATGGGATCTATTAATTGACCTACTCAAAGCTCATTGCATACCTCCCAGAGACTCATTTATTATCTCTAAATATGATAGACAAACTAAACTTCAAGTCAAGAAACCTGCACAAAAAAGTGAACTTATTTTTATCACAGATTAACACATAAAACCCAATAAACAAAAAGAGAATCAGACCATATAAATTAGATATGAAATAGAACAGATAATGCTCATTAGAGAAAAGGAAGCAAAAGAGAAcatttcaatgaatctaaaacctATTTCCACTAACAATTAATCTTAAAAAATGAGAAGCTGGAGAGAGAACTAGCACATACCAAAGAGAATTTTCAACTGGGGaaggagaaaaagaaaaaacagaaaaaaaaaacagaaacccTAACCAACCTTGGTCGTTGAGATGATGGTGGAGCTTTTCCCTTGACGCAAAACCCTCCATGGTATCAAGCTCAATCTCTGTAGCCCTACGATCTGCCATGTCCAAATCTCTCTCATCCTCCAGAGAATCGTCCAACCCAACCGACCTTCATAGCCATTTCTATTGATTTCCAACTTGATATCATAAATTATGTTTCGACATGAGAGTGTGGGGAGGTTTCAAGAAGAACAGAGCAGAAGCAACAACGCAAAAGATAACATTAGGTATCGAGGGATAATTGAGTTTGATTAAAAAGGTTATAAAACTCGTAATAAAGGAAGACAAACCTCTGGAACAAATAAAGAAGTAGAATGTTGATGGTGATTGACCATGGAGTTTCGAGACcttgactttaatggagctactgTTCTACTTGA of the Lactuca sativa cultivar Salinas chromosome 6, Lsat_Salinas_v11, whole genome shotgun sequence genome contains:
- the LOC111891933 gene encoding AP-2 complex subunit alpha-2-like — encoded protein: MVKVSAYLLGEYSHLLARRPGCSPKDIFVIIHEKLPTVSTPTISILLSTYAKILMHSQPPDPELQNQIWAIFSKYETCIDIEIQQRAVQLFIFNSTLEKILNF